The nucleotide window AATTGATGCTGAAAACGGTGCCAAGGTCATCGCTCACTTCTGCATCTTCAGTTGCATCAGTGAATTTCAGCTTTGCTGGGAAAAAACTCTTAAATCGCACTTTCTTCCCGATTTCTGTCTTATATTCTTCTTCTGCACCAGAGTACACTGTTGTGCAATTGTTTTTTATGAGACTCATGGCATCTGTCAATAGGAAGAAAACAGATTTGAAAGCAAACTCGTCTTGGTAAGTTGAAACGCCTGTGCTTTTGCTATAAATCGTATTAAAATTTTTACGAAATTTACTATCTGCTACATAGCCCTGCAGTGCAGTCATGTGCTCTGATGTTGCTCCTGGAATAGGTTTTGTGCACGGACGACTGTTTTTCCACATAGATAGGAAACCTGTGCTGTTGTTAATCTCTGTCTGCAGTAAACCTCCGGGTTTTGTGACCATTTGTAGCATCTCTTTCCGACAATTGTAGAAAGAGTAATCAGGAGCTTCAGGAAACATGCCCATCTCTATCACCTTCCCAGTTATCTGCACCATTATCTGAAAGCATTGAGTAAATTACAAGCTTTTTTATAATTAGTGAAAACAATTATGCAGTTAAACAATTCAAAGTAGAGATATTAAATGCAGA belongs to Danio rerio strain Tuebingen ecotype United States chromosome 1, GRCz12tu, whole genome shotgun sequence and includes:
- the si:ch211-145b13.6 gene encoding uncharacterized protein si:ch211-145b13.6, which codes for MERLPAYLLVLLSTIMVQITGKVIEMGMFPEAPDYSFYNCRKEMLQMVTKPGGLLQTEINNSTGFLSMWKNSRPCTKPIPGATSEHMTALQGYVADNAMSLIKNNCTTVYSGAEEEYKTEIGKKVRFKSFFPAKLKFTDATEDAEVSDDLGTVFSINSCSAIKLDSNGCNSEEMDLLISPTEVFTVENIETVHNSNDNYKHITLKHSEFQSKSDCSSLVSSMSKPDESKESSSSFLSSSLLNMMASLLVVYVFTLTM